A window of Amblyraja radiata isolate CabotCenter1 chromosome 25, sAmbRad1.1.pri, whole genome shotgun sequence contains these coding sequences:
- the hspb8 gene encoding heat shock protein beta-8: MAEGQVPFSCQIPGRQRSTRDPFRDPRFLEEDFGMSPFPDHFTADWPDWARPRLTSTWPGPLRSSFNGAAARDAAAAGSPSPPHYTARYTGYPETRSPLSPGEPWKMCVNVQSFAPEELTIKTKDSFVEISGKHEEKQEEGGIVSKNFTKKIQLPTEVNPATVFASLSPEGVLIIEAPPVRPPCYFYGDDSMSIDAEENGLRGQEQTVS; the protein is encoded by the exons ATGGCTGAAGGTCAGGTCCCCTTCTCCTGCCAGATCCCCGGCAGGCAAAGGAGCACCAGGGACCCTTTTCGAGATCCTCGCTTCCTGGAGGAGGACTTCGGCATGTCGCCCTTCCCCGACCACTTCACGGCCGACTGGCCCGACTGGGCTCGCCCCAGGCTCACATCCACCTGGCCCGGCCCGCTGAGGTCGTCCTTCAACGGGGCAGCAGCCCGCGATGCCGCTGCCGCCGGCAGCCCGTCGCCGCCCCACTACACGGCCCGCTACACGGGCTACCCTGAGACCAGAAGCCCACTCAGCCCCGGCGAACCCTGGAAGATGTGTGTCAACGTGCAGAGCTTCGCCCCAGAGGAGCTCACCATCAAAACCAAAGACAGCTTCGTGGAGATATCAG GAAAACATGAAGAAAAGCAAGAAGAAGGAGGAATAGTCTCCAAAAACTTCACCAAAAAAATACA GCTGCCCACCGAGGTGAACCCCGCCACTGTTTTTGCATCTTTGTCTCCTGAAGGAGTCTTAATCATTGAAGCCCCTCCTGTAAGACCACCTTGCTACTTCTATGGGGATGACAGCATGAGCATCGATGCAGAAGAAAATGGATTGAGAGGCCAGGAGCAGACTGTTTCTTAA